In Jannaschia sp. W003, the genomic stretch GCGTCCGCCTCGCGCCCCGCGAGGGCGCGCTGGGCGCGGTTCAGGAAGGTCTCGGCGGCGGCGTTGGCGGTCTCGATGCGCCCGCCGGCGTCCAGCGACACCGCCGGCAGGGGCAGCGCGTTCCAGACGTCGGCGTGGGGGCTCATGCGGCGCGCGCCTCGGCGGGCGCGAGGGCGTCCCACAGGAGTGCGGCGGCGTCGCGGGGCGCGGCGGTGAGGACGCGGCGGCGCACGGCGGGGGGCGTGGCGGCACGGTCCATGTACCAGCCGAGGTGCTTGCGCGCGACGCGGGCGCCCAAGGCTTCGCCGTAGAAGCGCATGGAAGCGTCGAGGTGCTCGACCGCGAGGGCGGCGAGCGCGGCGCCGGTGGGGGCCGGTGCGGGGCTGCCCGCGATCTCGGCCAGCAGCCAAGGGGCGCCCCCGGCGGCGCGGCCCACCATCACGCCCGCCGCGCCCGAGAGGCGCAGGGCCTCGCGGGCGGAGGCGTGGTCGCGGACGTCGCCGTTGGCGAGCACGGGGATCGAGACGGCGTCCACGATTGGGCGGATCCCGGCCCAGTCGGCCTTCCCGCGGTAGAACTGGCAGCGGGTGCGGCCGTGGATCGCCAGCATCGCCACCCCGGCGGCCTCGGCCCGGCGGGCGAGCGCGGCGGTGTCGCGGCTTTCGTCGTCCCAGCCGAGGCGGGTCTTGAGCGTCACGGGCACGTCGACGGCCCCGACCACGGCCTCGATCAGCCGCAGCGCGTGGTCGTGGTCGCGCAGAAGCGCGGAGCCGGACAGGCCGCCCGTCACCTTCTTGGCCGGGCAGCCCATGTTGATGTCGATGACGCGCGCGCCCTCGCCCGCGACCATGCGCGCCGCCTCGGCCATCCAGTGCGCGTCGCGGCCGGCGATCTGCACCGCGGCGCCCTCGGCGCCGCCGCCCAGCTCGGCGCGGGCGCGGACCGAGGGCTTGGCCTCCACCATCTCGCGGCTCGCCACCATCTCTGACACCACCAGGCCGGCGCCGAAGCGGCGCACGAGGTCGCGGAAGGGCCGGTCGGTGATGCCCGCCATGGGCGCCAGCGTCACCGGCGCGCGCAGTCCCAGCGCCGCCAGGCGGGAGTCGAGCGGAAGGGGCGCGGCGTCGGTCATGGGGGGCACCATAGGTGTGGCCGGAGCGGGACGGGATGGATCGCGAGGCTTGCACGGATGCGAGGCGGCGTTTGCCTAATTTTTGAGCAGTGCGCCAGCCCCCTGCCCGATTGCTGCCCGGCGCCGGTCTGCGTAGACCGGCCCGGCGCGTTCCCGCGAGGTTCCATGATCGACTGTACCGCCCTTCTCGTCGCCGCCGGCCGCGGCACCCGCGCGGGCGGGCCGCCGAAGCAGTGGCGGATGCTCGGGGGGCGGACGGTGCTTGCGCACGCGGTCGCGGCGTTCCGGGGGATGCCGGTGGTGCTGGTCGTCCACCCCGAGGAGCGCGTGCGGGCCGAGGCCGCGTTCCCGGACGCCCGCGTCGTCGAGGGCGGAGCCACGCGCGCCGCGTCCGTCGCGGCGGGGCTGGCGGCGGTCGAAACGCCCTACGTGCTGATCCACGACGGCGCGCGGCCCCTCTTGCCCCGTGCGGTGATCGAGCGGGTGGTGGCGGCGCTGGAAGGTGGCGCCGAGGCCGCGGCGCCGGGGCTTGCGGTCACGGACGCGCTGTGGCGCGGTGCGGGGGCGGTCGAGGCCGCCGTCCCGCGCGAGGGGCTGTGGCGGGCGCAGACGCCGCAGGGGTTCCGCACGGACCGGCTGCGCGCCGCCCATGCCGGGGCGTCGGAGGACGCGGCCGACGACGTGGCGGTGGCGCGCGCCGCCGGGATGGAGGTGCGGATCGTGCCGGGAGACGAGCGGAACATGAAGATCACCGGGCCGGAGGACTTCGCGCGGGCGGAAGGATTGCTGGGGCCGGACGTGCGGGTGGGCAACGGCTTCGACGTCCATCGCTTCGGGCCGGGCGACCACGTCACCTTGTGCGGCGTGCGGGTGCCCCACGGGCGCGGGTTGCAGGGCCATTCCGACGCCGACGTGGGGCTACACGTGCTGTGCGACGCGCTCTACGGGGCAATGGGCGAGGGCGACATCGGGCGGCACTTCCCGCCCTCGGAGGACGCGTGGAAGGACGCCGACAGCGCGCGCTTCCTCCGTCACGCCGCGCGGCTGGCCGAGGCGCGGGGCTTCCGCATCACCGCGCTCGACGTGACGCTGATCTGCGAGCATCCGAAGATCGGCCCGCACGCCGAGGCGATGCGCGCGCGGGTGGCGGAGATCGCCGGAATGGACGTGGCGCGCGTAAGCGTGAAGGCGACCACGACCGAGCGGCTCGGCTTCGCCGGGCGCGGCGAGGGGATCGCGGCGCAGGCCACCGCGACGGTGGTCCGATGACCGCCGCGCGCATGGTCGCCACGGTGTTCGGGTCGGGCCTCCTGCGCCCCGCGCCGGGCACCTGGGGGACGCTGGCCGCCCTGCCCCTCGGCTGGCTCGCCATGCAGGGCGGGCCGGTGCTGTTCACGGTGCTGACGGCGCTGGTGGTGCCGCTCGGCTGGTGGTCGATCCGCGAGACGACGCGGGGCATGGCGGACCACGACCCCGGCATGGTGGTGATCGACGAGCTGCTGGGCATGTGGATCGCGCTGCTGCCTGTTGCTTGGGGCGCGGCGCAAGCGGGCGTGCCGGTGCTGGCGCTCTGGCCCGGCTGGATCGCGGCGTTCGCGCTGTTCCGGCTGTTCGACATCCTGAAGCCCGGCCCCGTGGGCTGGCTGGACCGCCGCAACGACGTGGCGGGGGTGCTGTTCGATGACGCGGTGGCGGGCGCGATGGCGGCCGTGGGCGTGGTGGTGCTGGCGGGCGTGGCGCACGCATGGATCTGAGCGCCGCCGACCTCGTGCTCGCGGCGCGCTCGCGGGGGCTGAAGCTGGCGACCGCCGAGAGCTGTACCGGCGGCATGGTGGCGGCGGCCCTGACCGATCCGCCGGGCGCTTCGGCGGCGTTCGATTGGGGCGTCGTGACCTACTCGAACGAGGCCAAGCGGCTCCTGCTGGGGGTGTCGGGCGACACTCTGGACCGGCACGGCGCCGTATCCGAGGCGGTGGCGCGCGAGATGGCGGCGGGCGCGCGGGCCCGCTCGGGGGCCGACGTGGCGGTTGGCGTGACCGGCATCGCCGGGCCGGACGGCGGGACCGAGGCGAAGCCCGTGGGGCGGGTGTGCTTCGGGCTGGCCACGGCGGACGGGGTTGTGGCGGAGACGGTGGACTTCGGCGCGCTGGGGCGCGACGCGGTGCGCCGGGCGGCGCGCGACCATGCTCTGGGGCTGCTGGCTCAGGCGGTGATGGCGGCGCGGTAGGCGGCGAGGTCGCGGGCGTCGATCGCGGCCTGCACGGTGTCGGCGAGGTCTCCGATCAGAA encodes the following:
- a CDS encoding bifunctional 2-C-methyl-D-erythritol 4-phosphate cytidylyltransferase/2-C-methyl-D-erythritol 2,4-cyclodiphosphate synthase; translated protein: MDCTALLVAAGRGTRAGGPPKQWRMLGGRTVLAHAVAAFRGMPVVLVVHPEERVRAEAAFPDARVVEGGATRAASVAAGLAAVETPYVLIHDGARPLLPRAVIERVVAALEGGAEAAAPGLAVTDALWRGAGAVEAAVPREGLWRAQTPQGFRTDRLRAAHAGASEDAADDVAVARAAGMEVRIVPGDERNMKITGPEDFARAEGLLGPDVRVGNGFDVHRFGPGDHVTLCGVRVPHGRGLQGHSDADVGLHVLCDALYGAMGEGDIGRHFPPSEDAWKDADSARFLRHAARLAEARGFRITALDVTLICEHPKIGPHAEAMRARVAEIAGMDVARVSVKATTTERLGFAGRGEGIAAQATATVVR
- the dusB gene encoding tRNA dihydrouridine synthase DusB; amino-acid sequence: MTDAAPLPLDSRLAALGLRAPVTLAPMAGITDRPFRDLVRRFGAGLVVSEMVASREMVEAKPSVRARAELGGGAEGAAVQIAGRDAHWMAEAARMVAGEGARVIDINMGCPAKKVTGGLSGSALLRDHDHALRLIEAVVGAVDVPVTLKTRLGWDDESRDTAALARRAEAAGVAMLAIHGRTRCQFYRGKADWAGIRPIVDAVSIPVLANGDVRDHASAREALRLSGAAGVMVGRAAGGAPWLLAEIAGSPAPAPTGAALAALAVEHLDASMRFYGEALGARVARKHLGWYMDRAATPPAVRRRVLTAAPRDAAALLWDALAPAEARAA
- a CDS encoding phosphatidylglycerophosphatase A → MTAARMVATVFGSGLLRPAPGTWGTLAALPLGWLAMQGGPVLFTVLTALVVPLGWWSIRETTRGMADHDPGMVVIDELLGMWIALLPVAWGAAQAGVPVLALWPGWIAAFALFRLFDILKPGPVGWLDRRNDVAGVLFDDAVAGAMAAVGVVVLAGVAHAWI
- a CDS encoding CinA family protein; the protein is MSAADLVLAARSRGLKLATAESCTGGMVAAALTDPPGASAAFDWGVVTYSNEAKRLLLGVSGDTLDRHGAVSEAVAREMAAGARARSGADVAVGVTGIAGPDGGTEAKPVGRVCFGLATADGVVAETVDFGALGRDAVRRAARDHALGLLAQAVMAAR